In Gadus chalcogrammus isolate NIFS_2021 chromosome 23, NIFS_Gcha_1.0, whole genome shotgun sequence, a genomic segment contains:
- the LOC130377054 gene encoding B-cell receptor CD22-like isoform X3, which produces MTLRSAARGFIAFLLSVPGSNDQPVDLRGDADYTGRVGYSGGEVSCNGSRCHGTCTLRIKDLRESDFAVYKFRFTTNQPRGEYTVDPGVTLFVSDLQVKVSFPDPTDPTRGELECHSRCGLAGNHLYTWFRNGENVGQRVNSWVQPQSGGSYSCAVEGHNLSSPLVYAPKTPSVTVSPSGEIEEGSSVTLSCSSDANPAANYTWFKVNGDNFSRDTNHGQPLFFRRILSTNSGQYRCDAQNKLGKESVSISINVQYGPNHTSVYSSPSGGIEEGSSVTLSCSSDANPAAKYTWFREHEDSVRESGQNYTITNITSEHEGNYYCQAHNAFGRQNSSFLFIKVTSSSLTAMVAVSTIVMLLATILLLVFLWMRRKRAFRKACGQGGRPDTVEEPHPVPVYENASALTNQMVPTALREPTEEHDDLHYASIHPSRSKNQEVPRWLPGSRVQSDQTDALFYSVVNVKRPNAVPGEREKTEATETSVLYSTVKNNPEIEVAAAGFK; this is translated from the exons ATGACTTTAAGATCAGCAGCAAGAGGATTTATAGCTTTCCTTCTATCAGTACCAG GATCCAACGATCAGCCTGTTGACCTGCGAGGGGATGCAGACTATACAGGTCGTGTTGGATACAGCGGTGGAGAGGTCAGCTGTAATGGGTCCAGATGTCATGGAACATGTACCCTGAGAATCAAAGACCTGAGAGAGAGTGACTTTGCTGTCTACAAGTTTAGGTTCACAACAAACCAACCACGTGGGGAATATACTGTTGACCCTGGAGTGACATTATTTGTATCAG ATCTCCAGGTGAAGGTGTCCTTTCCTGACCCTACCGATCCTACCAGGGGAGAGCTGGAATGTCACAGTAGGTGTGGTCTAGCTGGGAACCATCTCTACACCTGGTTCAGGAATGGAGAGAATGTAGGACAGAGAGTGAACTCCTGGGTCCAACCTCAGTCTGGAGGCAGCTATTCATGTGCTGTTGAAGGACACAATCTCAGCTCTCCTTTAGTGT acgctccaaagaccccctcagtgaccgtgagtccctctggtgaaatagaggagggcagttcagtgactctgagctgcagcagtgatgccaacccagcagctaacTACACCTGGTTCAAGGTTAATGGAGATAATTTCTCCAGAGACACGAACCACGGACAACCGCTCTTCTTTAGACGCATCCTATCTACAAACTCTGGACAATATCGTTGTGACGCACAAAATAAGCTAGGGAAAGAATCAGTCTCCATCTCTATCAATGTCCAAt ATGGGCCGAATCACACATCTGTGTATTCAAGTCCCTCTGGTGGaatagaggagggcagttcagtgactctgagctgcagcagtgatgccaacccagcagctaaGTACACCTGGTTCAGGGAACATGAAGACTCAGTGAGAGAATCAGGACAGAACTACACCATTACTAATATCACATCTGAGCATGAAGGAAACTATTACTGCCAAGCTCATAATGCATTCGGACGTCAAAATTCCTCATTTTTATTCATTAAGG tgacatcatcatcactgaCAGCAATGGTAGCTGTATCAACCATTGTTATGTTATTGGCCACcattctcctcctcgtcttcctctggATGAG AAGAAAGAGGGCCTTCAGAAAGGCAtgtggacagggaggaaggccagataccgtggaggag CCACATCCTGTTCCTGTGTATGAAAACGCCTCAGCTCTGACCAATCAAATGGTTCCTACAGCACTCAGAGAACCAACTGAAGAGCATGATGACCTTCACTATGCCAGCATCCACCCCTCTCGCTCAAAGAACCAGGAAGTTCCTCGCTGGTTGCCTGGCTCTCGTGTCCAATCAGACCAGACAGATGCATTATTTTACTCTGTGGTCAACGTTAAGAGACCCAACGCTGTCCCTGG agaaagagagaagacagAGGCGACAGAAACCTCAGTGTTGTACAGCACTGTCAAAAATAACCCAGAAATTGAAGTTGCTGCAGCAGGATTTAAATAG
- the LOC130377054 gene encoding B-cell receptor CD22-like isoform X2, whose product MTLRSAARGFIAFLLSVPALQGIDQWTVTYSSSNVCALRKSTVDINCTYEYPDNVLYRPTKVYTLWFTKGSNDQPVDLRGDADYTGRVGYSGGEVSCNGSRCHGTCTLRIKDLRESDFAVYKFRFTTNQPRGEYTVDPGVTLFVSDLQVKVSFPDPTDPTRGELECHSRCGLAGNHLYTWFRNGENVGQRVNSWVQPQSGGSYSCAVEGHNLSSPLVYAPKTPSVTVSPSGEIEEGSSVTLSCSSDANPAANYTWFKVNGDNFSRDTNHGQPLFFRRILSTNSGQYRCDAQNKLGKESVSISINVQYGPNHTSVYSSPSGGIEEGSSVTLSCSSDANPAAKYTWFREHEDSVRESGQNYTITNITSEHEGNYYCQAHNAFGRQNSSFLFIKVTSSSLTAMVAVSTIVMLLATILLLVFLWMRRKRAFRKACGQGGRPDTVEEPHPVPVYENASALTNQMVPTALREPTEEHDDLHYASIHPSRSKNQEVPRWLPGSRVQSDQTDALFYSVVNVKRPNAVPGEREKTEATETSVLYSTVKNNPEIEVAAAGFK is encoded by the exons ATGACTTTAAGATCAGCAGCAAGAGGATTTATAGCTTTCCTTCTATCAGTACCAG CGCTTCAGGGTATTGATCAATGGACGGTTACTTACTCATCTAGTAACGTCTGCGCTTTAAGAAAATCAACTGTTGACATCAACTGCACTTATGAATACCCTGACAACGTTCTGTACCGCCCTACCAAAGTCTATACACTGTGGTTTACTAAAGGATCCAACGATCAGCCTGTTGACCTGCGAGGGGATGCAGACTATACAGGTCGTGTTGGATACAGCGGTGGAGAGGTCAGCTGTAATGGGTCCAGATGTCATGGAACATGTACCCTGAGAATCAAAGACCTGAGAGAGAGTGACTTTGCTGTCTACAAGTTTAGGTTCACAACAAACCAACCACGTGGGGAATATACTGTTGACCCTGGAGTGACATTATTTGTATCAG ATCTCCAGGTGAAGGTGTCCTTTCCTGACCCTACCGATCCTACCAGGGGAGAGCTGGAATGTCACAGTAGGTGTGGTCTAGCTGGGAACCATCTCTACACCTGGTTCAGGAATGGAGAGAATGTAGGACAGAGAGTGAACTCCTGGGTCCAACCTCAGTCTGGAGGCAGCTATTCATGTGCTGTTGAAGGACACAATCTCAGCTCTCCTTTAGTGT acgctccaaagaccccctcagtgaccgtgagtccctctggtgaaatagaggagggcagttcagtgactctgagctgcagcagtgatgccaacccagcagctaacTACACCTGGTTCAAGGTTAATGGAGATAATTTCTCCAGAGACACGAACCACGGACAACCGCTCTTCTTTAGACGCATCCTATCTACAAACTCTGGACAATATCGTTGTGACGCACAAAATAAGCTAGGGAAAGAATCAGTCTCCATCTCTATCAATGTCCAAt ATGGGCCGAATCACACATCTGTGTATTCAAGTCCCTCTGGTGGaatagaggagggcagttcagtgactctgagctgcagcagtgatgccaacccagcagctaaGTACACCTGGTTCAGGGAACATGAAGACTCAGTGAGAGAATCAGGACAGAACTACACCATTACTAATATCACATCTGAGCATGAAGGAAACTATTACTGCCAAGCTCATAATGCATTCGGACGTCAAAATTCCTCATTTTTATTCATTAAGG tgacatcatcatcactgaCAGCAATGGTAGCTGTATCAACCATTGTTATGTTATTGGCCACcattctcctcctcgtcttcctctggATGAG AAGAAAGAGGGCCTTCAGAAAGGCAtgtggacagggaggaaggccagataccgtggaggag CCACATCCTGTTCCTGTGTATGAAAACGCCTCAGCTCTGACCAATCAAATGGTTCCTACAGCACTCAGAGAACCAACTGAAGAGCATGATGACCTTCACTATGCCAGCATCCACCCCTCTCGCTCAAAGAACCAGGAAGTTCCTCGCTGGTTGCCTGGCTCTCGTGTCCAATCAGACCAGACAGATGCATTATTTTACTCTGTGGTCAACGTTAAGAGACCCAACGCTGTCCCTGG agaaagagagaagacagAGGCGACAGAAACCTCAGTGTTGTACAGCACTGTCAAAAATAACCCAGAAATTGAAGTTGCTGCAGCAGGATTTAAATA G
- the LOC130377054 gene encoding B-cell receptor CD22-like isoform X1 — MTLRSAARGFIAFLLSVPALQGIDQWTVTYSSSNVCALRKSTVDINCTYEYPDNVLYRPTKVYTLWFTKGSNDQPVDLRGDADYTGRVGYSGGEVSCNGSRCHGTCTLRIKDLRESDFAVYKFRFTTNQPRGEYTVDPGVTLFVSDLQVKVSFPDPTDPTRGELECHSRCGLAGNHLYTWFRNGENVGQRVNSWVQPQSGGSYSCAVEGHNLSSPLVYAPKTPSVTVSPSGEIEEGSSVTLSCSSDANPAANYTWFKVNGDNFSRDTNHGQPLFFRRILSTNSGQYRCDAQNKLGKESVSISINVQYGPNHTSVYSSPSGGIEEGSSVTLSCSSDANPAAKYTWFREHEDSVRESGQNYTITNITSEHEGNYYCQAHNAFGRQNSSFLFIKVTSSSLTAMVAVSTIVMLLATILLLVFLWMRRKRAFRKACGQGGRPDTVEEPHPVPVYENASALTNQMVPTALREPTEEHDDLHYASIHPSRSKNQEVPRWLPGSRVQSDQTDALFYSVVNVKRPNAVPGEREKTEATETSVLYSTVKNNPEIEVAAAGFK; from the exons ATGACTTTAAGATCAGCAGCAAGAGGATTTATAGCTTTCCTTCTATCAGTACCAG CGCTTCAGGGTATTGATCAATGGACGGTTACTTACTCATCTAGTAACGTCTGCGCTTTAAGAAAATCAACTGTTGACATCAACTGCACTTATGAATACCCTGACAACGTTCTGTACCGCCCTACCAAAGTCTATACACTGTGGTTTACTAAAGGATCCAACGATCAGCCTGTTGACCTGCGAGGGGATGCAGACTATACAGGTCGTGTTGGATACAGCGGTGGAGAGGTCAGCTGTAATGGGTCCAGATGTCATGGAACATGTACCCTGAGAATCAAAGACCTGAGAGAGAGTGACTTTGCTGTCTACAAGTTTAGGTTCACAACAAACCAACCACGTGGGGAATATACTGTTGACCCTGGAGTGACATTATTTGTATCAG ATCTCCAGGTGAAGGTGTCCTTTCCTGACCCTACCGATCCTACCAGGGGAGAGCTGGAATGTCACAGTAGGTGTGGTCTAGCTGGGAACCATCTCTACACCTGGTTCAGGAATGGAGAGAATGTAGGACAGAGAGTGAACTCCTGGGTCCAACCTCAGTCTGGAGGCAGCTATTCATGTGCTGTTGAAGGACACAATCTCAGCTCTCCTTTAGTGT acgctccaaagaccccctcagtgaccgtgagtccctctggtgaaatagaggagggcagttcagtgactctgagctgcagcagtgatgccaacccagcagctaacTACACCTGGTTCAAGGTTAATGGAGATAATTTCTCCAGAGACACGAACCACGGACAACCGCTCTTCTTTAGACGCATCCTATCTACAAACTCTGGACAATATCGTTGTGACGCACAAAATAAGCTAGGGAAAGAATCAGTCTCCATCTCTATCAATGTCCAAt ATGGGCCGAATCACACATCTGTGTATTCAAGTCCCTCTGGTGGaatagaggagggcagttcagtgactctgagctgcagcagtgatgccaacccagcagctaaGTACACCTGGTTCAGGGAACATGAAGACTCAGTGAGAGAATCAGGACAGAACTACACCATTACTAATATCACATCTGAGCATGAAGGAAACTATTACTGCCAAGCTCATAATGCATTCGGACGTCAAAATTCCTCATTTTTATTCATTAAGG tgacatcatcatcactgaCAGCAATGGTAGCTGTATCAACCATTGTTATGTTATTGGCCACcattctcctcctcgtcttcctctggATGAG AAGAAAGAGGGCCTTCAGAAAGGCAtgtggacagggaggaaggccagataccgtggaggag CCACATCCTGTTCCTGTGTATGAAAACGCCTCAGCTCTGACCAATCAAATGGTTCCTACAGCACTCAGAGAACCAACTGAAGAGCATGATGACCTTCACTATGCCAGCATCCACCCCTCTCGCTCAAAGAACCAGGAAGTTCCTCGCTGGTTGCCTGGCTCTCGTGTCCAATCAGACCAGACAGATGCATTATTTTACTCTGTGGTCAACGTTAAGAGACCCAACGCTGTCCCTGG agaaagagagaagacagAGGCGACAGAAACCTCAGTGTTGTACAGCACTGTCAAAAATAACCCAGAAATTGAAGTTGCTGCAGCAGGATTTAAATAG
- the LOC130377054 gene encoding B-cell receptor CD22-like isoform X4, with the protein MTLRSAARGFIAFLLSVPDLQVKVSFPDPTDPTRGELECHSRCGLAGNHLYTWFRNGENVGQRVNSWVQPQSGGSYSCAVEGHNLSSPLVYAPKTPSVTVSPSGEIEEGSSVTLSCSSDANPAANYTWFKVNGDNFSRDTNHGQPLFFRRILSTNSGQYRCDAQNKLGKESVSISINVQYGPNHTSVYSSPSGGIEEGSSVTLSCSSDANPAAKYTWFREHEDSVRESGQNYTITNITSEHEGNYYCQAHNAFGRQNSSFLFIKVTSSSLTAMVAVSTIVMLLATILLLVFLWMRRKRAFRKACGQGGRPDTVEEPHPVPVYENASALTNQMVPTALREPTEEHDDLHYASIHPSRSKNQEVPRWLPGSRVQSDQTDALFYSVVNVKRPNAVPGEREKTEATETSVLYSTVKNNPEIEVAAAGFK; encoded by the exons ATGACTTTAAGATCAGCAGCAAGAGGATTTATAGCTTTCCTTCTATCAGTACCAG ATCTCCAGGTGAAGGTGTCCTTTCCTGACCCTACCGATCCTACCAGGGGAGAGCTGGAATGTCACAGTAGGTGTGGTCTAGCTGGGAACCATCTCTACACCTGGTTCAGGAATGGAGAGAATGTAGGACAGAGAGTGAACTCCTGGGTCCAACCTCAGTCTGGAGGCAGCTATTCATGTGCTGTTGAAGGACACAATCTCAGCTCTCCTTTAGTGT acgctccaaagaccccctcagtgaccgtgagtccctctggtgaaatagaggagggcagttcagtgactctgagctgcagcagtgatgccaacccagcagctaacTACACCTGGTTCAAGGTTAATGGAGATAATTTCTCCAGAGACACGAACCACGGACAACCGCTCTTCTTTAGACGCATCCTATCTACAAACTCTGGACAATATCGTTGTGACGCACAAAATAAGCTAGGGAAAGAATCAGTCTCCATCTCTATCAATGTCCAAt ATGGGCCGAATCACACATCTGTGTATTCAAGTCCCTCTGGTGGaatagaggagggcagttcagtgactctgagctgcagcagtgatgccaacccagcagctaaGTACACCTGGTTCAGGGAACATGAAGACTCAGTGAGAGAATCAGGACAGAACTACACCATTACTAATATCACATCTGAGCATGAAGGAAACTATTACTGCCAAGCTCATAATGCATTCGGACGTCAAAATTCCTCATTTTTATTCATTAAGG tgacatcatcatcactgaCAGCAATGGTAGCTGTATCAACCATTGTTATGTTATTGGCCACcattctcctcctcgtcttcctctggATGAG AAGAAAGAGGGCCTTCAGAAAGGCAtgtggacagggaggaaggccagataccgtggaggag CCACATCCTGTTCCTGTGTATGAAAACGCCTCAGCTCTGACCAATCAAATGGTTCCTACAGCACTCAGAGAACCAACTGAAGAGCATGATGACCTTCACTATGCCAGCATCCACCCCTCTCGCTCAAAGAACCAGGAAGTTCCTCGCTGGTTGCCTGGCTCTCGTGTCCAATCAGACCAGACAGATGCATTATTTTACTCTGTGGTCAACGTTAAGAGACCCAACGCTGTCCCTGG agaaagagagaagacagAGGCGACAGAAACCTCAGTGTTGTACAGCACTGTCAAAAATAACCCAGAAATTGAAGTTGCTGCAGCAGGATTTAAATAG